The Palleronia sp. THAF1 genome window below encodes:
- a CDS encoding helix-turn-helix domain-containing protein, with amino-acid sequence MTGNQLRAARSLLGWTQAQVAEAASLSIPTVKRAEGAGAVQASADAVAAIQAALEAAGVQFISENGGGAGVRLRK; translated from the coding sequence ATGACAGGCAATCAACTGCGCGCCGCGCGCTCACTCCTAGGATGGACGCAGGCACAGGTTGCGGAAGCGGCCAGTCTATCCATACCTACCGTTAAGCGGGCAGAGGGTGCCGGGGCAGTTCAAGCGTCAGCCGATGCCGTCGCTGCGATCCAAGCCGCTCTAGAAGCCGCTGGCGTCCAGTTCATCTCCGAAAACGGCGGGGGCGCTGGTGTCCGTCTGCGCAAATAG
- a CDS encoding tape measure protein, with protein MPIVDELISILGFEVRGEADAKRFEQRMDRIRNSMANLAVAATRWGTIAAGALAAGASVAGRSIVQTSAQFEGFRVQLETIEGSATAAQRSLDWITEFGKRTPYEVDGITEAFVRLKSQGIDPVADEAMRTLGDAASAMNEPLMRAVEAFTDASTFQFERLKAFGITTQQAGEDVVFSYTKNGKELQEVVQKNGEHIRRFLLDNFGERFTGAMDKQSRTFNGIVSNLADMWTDFQLKVGEAGFFDTVKAQLESLLGWVNRMDENGTLERWAKRFSDALTFATGMASDTVQRIGRHMTTLRDMFASDAWKPILQMFAGLFIALGIKMFPVMATLGLIAMAIDDILTWKSGGDSVFGSFLDWLERWAGIDLTGANEQLDGAATAADRMAGAVERLRDALRDVMGFFNANNNWTQRLDSLFEGMTGFDRSVIPNLGVFGGRESGGNSFDPEGIRSRLNQLQAQRSLDRNAGRNLPALGVELTDPVNMMRRGAAATINDSSDKSVNVNAPVTVNQTVTQATDAPRSAAEATGQAVSQSVGPAARVQSEGAR; from the coding sequence ATGCCTATCGTGGATGAGCTTATTTCAATTTTGGGGTTCGAGGTCAGAGGCGAGGCCGACGCCAAACGCTTTGAACAGCGGATGGACCGTATCCGCAATTCGATGGCGAACCTTGCCGTCGCCGCGACCCGGTGGGGAACCATAGCCGCCGGGGCGCTGGCGGCGGGTGCGAGTGTCGCGGGCCGTTCGATTGTGCAGACCAGCGCGCAATTCGAGGGCTTCCGCGTCCAGCTTGAAACCATCGAAGGATCGGCCACGGCGGCGCAGCGGTCGCTGGATTGGATCACAGAGTTTGGCAAGCGGACGCCTTACGAAGTGGACGGGATCACAGAGGCTTTCGTGCGCCTCAAGTCGCAGGGTATCGACCCTGTAGCGGATGAAGCGATGCGGACCCTAGGCGATGCGGCGTCAGCGATGAACGAACCGCTGATGCGCGCCGTCGAAGCCTTCACCGACGCCAGCACGTTCCAATTCGAGCGATTGAAGGCATTCGGCATCACGACGCAGCAAGCGGGCGAAGACGTGGTGTTCAGCTACACGAAGAACGGCAAAGAGCTACAAGAGGTTGTCCAGAAGAACGGCGAGCATATCAGGCGATTCCTACTCGATAACTTTGGCGAGCGGTTCACCGGGGCGATGGATAAGCAGTCGCGGACGTTCAACGGCATCGTGTCGAACTTGGCCGACATGTGGACCGACTTTCAGCTCAAGGTTGGCGAGGCGGGTTTCTTCGATACCGTCAAGGCGCAGCTCGAAAGCCTGCTAGGCTGGGTCAATCGGATGGATGAGAACGGCACCCTGGAACGATGGGCGAAGCGGTTTTCCGACGCCCTGACATTCGCCACCGGGATGGCATCGGATACTGTGCAGCGCATTGGCCGGCACATGACGACCCTGCGCGATATGTTCGCAAGCGATGCTTGGAAGCCGATCCTGCAAATGTTCGCGGGCCTGTTCATCGCATTGGGGATCAAGATGTTTCCCGTCATGGCTACGTTGGGCCTTATAGCGATGGCGATTGACGATATTCTGACGTGGAAATCAGGCGGCGACAGCGTGTTCGGCAGCTTCCTAGATTGGCTAGAGAGGTGGGCCGGGATCGACCTGACCGGCGCGAACGAGCAACTGGACGGGGCCGCGACAGCCGCCGACCGAATGGCCGGTGCGGTAGAACGCTTGCGGGACGCCCTGCGCGATGTGATGGGGTTTTTCAACGCCAACAACAACTGGACGCAGCGCCTAGACAGCCTGTTTGAAGGGATGACTGGCTTCGACCGATCGGTCATCCCCAACCTTGGGGTGTTTGGTGGTCGTGAGAGCGGTGGCAATAGCTTTGACCCCGAGGGCATCCGCAGCCGATTGAACCAACTACAGGCGCAGCGTTCGCTGGATCGCAACGCCGGGCGCAACCTTCCCGCTCTAGGCGTCGAGCTGACCGATCCCGTCAACATGATGCGACGAGGCGCGGCGGCGACGATCAACGACAGCTCCGACAAGTCGGTCAACGTCAACGCACCCGTGACCGTTAACCAAACGGTGACGCAAGCGACGGACGCCCCAAGGTCTGCGGCGGAGGCTACCGGACAGGCTGTGAGCCAATCGGTAGGACCGGCGGCGCGGGTGCAATCGGAGGGCGCGCGATGA
- a CDS encoding phage portal protein, translated as MGLLDLFKRRAEPVEARSSGSGYTAEIMAAREAYISGRRGIAELTATVQAAVTLWEGGLGLADVDGTDMLDRRSLALCARSLALRGEALFLIQDRLVPCSDWELRTRNGRPTAYRVSVSEAGGGRTFTVLAAEVLHFRIGGDMGAPWYGSAPLRRAQLTAGLLNSVETALAEIYDTAPLGSTILPYPETPETDLEQMSRGFRGHRGRVMVRESVNVAAAGGPAPAQDWKPHDLTPDLSKAMTRETLAAARDAINGVFGILPGLNSPATTGPMVREAQRHLAQWVLQPIAAMIAEEASDKLGGPVALDVMRPVQAFDTAGRARAMGAIIQALAMAKESGVDPDMALKLVNWNGDD; from the coding sequence ATGGGCTTACTCGACCTATTCAAGCGGCGGGCCGAACCCGTCGAAGCGCGGTCCAGCGGATCGGGTTACACTGCCGAAATCATGGCCGCGCGTGAGGCGTATATCAGCGGGCGGCGCGGCATCGCGGAACTGACGGCGACCGTTCAAGCCGCTGTGACGCTCTGGGAAGGCGGTCTAGGGCTGGCAGACGTGGACGGCACCGACATGCTGGACAGGCGGTCACTGGCGCTCTGTGCGCGGTCACTGGCCTTGCGTGGCGAAGCCCTGTTCCTGATCCAAGATCGGCTGGTGCCATGTAGCGATTGGGAACTGCGCACCCGGAACGGGCGACCCACGGCTTACCGTGTCAGCGTATCCGAAGCGGGCGGCGGTCGAACCTTCACTGTCCTGGCCGCTGAGGTGCTGCACTTCCGCATCGGCGGCGACATGGGCGCGCCTTGGTATGGCTCTGCACCGCTACGGCGGGCGCAGCTTACGGCGGGCCTGCTGAACTCTGTCGAGACGGCGCTTGCCGAGATTTACGATACCGCCCCGCTGGGCAGCACGATCCTGCCCTATCCCGAAACGCCTGAGACGGACCTAGAGCAAATGTCGCGCGGCTTCCGGGGCCACCGGGGCCGCGTCATGGTGCGCGAGTCGGTGAACGTCGCGGCGGCGGGTGGACCTGCCCCGGCGCAGGATTGGAAGCCCCACGACCTGACGCCCGACCTATCCAAAGCGATGACGCGCGAGACACTGGCAGCGGCTAGGGACGCGATCAACGGGGTGTTCGGTATCCTGCCCGGTCTCAACTCGCCAGCGACGACAGGGCCGATGGTGCGGGAAGCCCAACGCCATCTGGCGCAGTGGGTGCTGCAACCCATCGCCGCGATGATTGCCGAGGAAGCAAGCGACAAGCTGGGCGGGCCGGTCGCGCTGGACGTGATGCGTCCGGTGCAAGCGTTCGACACCGCCGGACGGGCGCGGGCCATGGGTGCAATCATCCAAGCCTTGGCGATGGCGAAGGAATCCGGCGTCGATCCCGACATGGCGCTGAAACTGGTTAACTGGAATGGAGACGACTGA
- a CDS encoding HK97 family phage prohead protease yields the protein MLHGFDQGSLELRRSGDGATRLSGRFPYNKPAVLTDGGRRGRPRKEVIAPRAFAYRVDRPEEDIHFLVGHSYDRPLASRGAGTLDIQDTDDALTFEARITPEMTGVSYVRDFLAAMGAGLILGISPGFRIPPERAVKDAESVAEEDPAEGMALIRTVHQALLYELSVVTRPAYPEAQVEARNWQAVEPAVLPIKRRAYAWR from the coding sequence ATGCTGCACGGGTTCGATCAGGGCAGTCTTGAACTGCGCAGAAGCGGAGACGGGGCAACCCGTCTCTCTGGTCGATTCCCCTACAATAAGCCCGCTGTCCTGACGGATGGCGGGCGTAGGGGGCGACCCCGTAAAGAGGTGATCGCGCCCCGTGCGTTCGCCTACCGCGTGGACCGGCCCGAGGAAGATATTCACTTCCTTGTCGGGCATTCCTACGACCGCCCGCTGGCAAGCCGTGGTGCCGGGACGCTGGACATTCAGGACACCGACGACGCCCTGACGTTCGAGGCGCGCATAACGCCCGAGATGACCGGCGTGAGCTACGTGCGGGACTTCCTAGCGGCGATGGGTGCGGGCCTGATCCTTGGCATATCCCCCGGCTTCCGCATCCCGCCCGAACGGGCTGTGAAGGACGCGGAAAGCGTGGCCGAGGAAGACCCCGCCGAAGGCATGGCGCTGATCCGCACGGTTCACCAAGCCCTTCTATACGAACTGTCAGTCGTGACGCGTCCAGCCTACCCGGAAGCGCAGGTGGAAGCCCGCAACTGGCAAGCGGTGGAACCGGCGGTCCTGCCGATCAAGCGGAGGGCCTACGCATGGCGGTGA
- a CDS encoding phage major capsid protein, producing MLDSVKITRRQSEIRQKLAGMAGKEAPSEDEIREMDALDLEYRSNETRYRAALVAEDEERREAGAELETRSDREWSDMMAGFELRQVVLSLDEGRPMDGQTAEIVDELRQQRGEGRGAGIPVPWAALEVRAGETIAAGSPDPIQTRPIIDRLFPNSVAAQMGAQMITIDSGEVEWPVVTQGATVAWQTSETGNVGAPQAFQTVDKALAPDHTLGVQMRLTRKSLKQSGAALEDAVRRDMNSAIGIEMDRVVFLGSGADGEPLGVIPGASTYGITETAVDAAASYAAFRAAAVRFMLANTATGTGAVNLMLRPEIFDSMDELITGLSISEWDRLMAKMGRTVLTTNGLAAPAGSPAESVALMTTNAGGVPPIFVGRYGSVDLIRDPFTDAQSGGLRITALATMDVTVARGTQLEILTGLQ from the coding sequence ATGTTGGACTCTGTGAAGATCACCCGGCGTCAGTCGGAAATCCGTCAAAAATTGGCGGGGATGGCGGGCAAGGAAGCTCCCTCCGAAGACGAAATCCGCGAGATGGATGCGCTCGACCTAGAGTATCGGTCGAACGAAACCCGCTACCGCGCGGCGCTGGTGGCCGAAGACGAAGAACGCCGCGAAGCTGGTGCCGAACTCGAAACCCGGTCGGATCGCGAATGGTCGGACATGATGGCCGGGTTCGAACTTCGTCAGGTTGTCCTTTCTTTGGACGAAGGCCGCCCGATGGATGGACAGACTGCCGAAATCGTTGACGAACTTCGCCAACAACGCGGGGAAGGTCGCGGTGCTGGCATCCCAGTACCCTGGGCCGCTTTGGAAGTGCGCGCTGGCGAAACCATTGCCGCCGGATCGCCTGACCCGATCCAGACCCGTCCCATCATCGACCGCCTGTTCCCGAACTCTGTCGCGGCGCAGATGGGCGCGCAGATGATCACTATCGACAGCGGCGAAGTCGAATGGCCGGTGGTGACGCAAGGCGCAACCGTCGCGTGGCAGACGAGCGAAACCGGCAACGTGGGCGCACCGCAGGCGTTCCAGACCGTCGATAAGGCTCTAGCCCCCGATCATACGCTGGGCGTTCAGATGCGGCTGACCCGCAAGAGCCTAAAGCAATCCGGAGCGGCTCTGGAAGATGCGGTGCGGCGCGACATGAACAGCGCCATCGGTATCGAGATGGATCGCGTGGTGTTCCTTGGCAGCGGTGCGGATGGTGAGCCTCTGGGCGTCATTCCCGGCGCTTCGACCTACGGCATCACCGAAACCGCTGTGGATGCGGCGGCGTCCTACGCGGCGTTCCGGGCGGCGGCGGTGCGTTTCATGTTGGCGAACACGGCGACCGGGACGGGTGCGGTGAACTTGATGCTGCGTCCCGAAATCTTCGATAGCATGGACGAACTGATCACCGGCCTGTCGATCTCCGAATGGGATCGCCTTATGGCGAAGATGGGGCGCACGGTGCTGACGACCAACGGCCTCGCTGCACCAGCTGGATCACCAGCGGAAAGCGTAGCGCTGATGACCACGAATGCCGGGGGCGTCCCGCCTATCTTCGTCGGACGATATGGCTCTGTGGACCTTATCCGAGATCCGTTCACCGATGCGCAGTCGGGTGGCCTTCGCATCACGGCGCTGGCGACGATGGACGTAACGGTGGCGCGCGGAACGCAGCTCGAAATCCTGACGGGCCTGCAATAA
- a CDS encoding HNH endonuclease translates to MGLIKEYQRHSAKITRTRRWKALRIHALDRDEWQCVQCGTHRRLEVDHIEPVRTRPDLAWTLSNLQTLCGRCHARKTRIEIGLGRPDPAREAWKSLLRDMQRNPNKHEV, encoded by the coding sequence ATGGGGCTGATCAAGGAATATCAGCGGCATTCCGCAAAGATCACCCGCACCCGGCGTTGGAAGGCGCTGCGCATCCATGCGCTCGACCGCGATGAATGGCAGTGCGTCCAGTGCGGCACCCATCGCCGCCTAGAGGTCGATCATATCGAGCCGGTGCGAACGCGGCCTGATTTGGCTTGGACGCTTTCCAATCTGCAAACGCTCTGCGGTCGGTGTCACGCCCGCAAGACCCGTATCGAGATCGGTCTAGGCCGACCCGACCCCGCCCGCGAGGCGTGGAAATCCCTGCTGCGCGACATGCAGCGCAATCCCAACAAACACGAGGTGTAG